In Meleagris gallopavo isolate NT-WF06-2002-E0010 breed Aviagen turkey brand Nicholas breeding stock unplaced genomic scaffold, Turkey_5.1 ChrUn_random_7180001924815, whole genome shotgun sequence, a genomic segment contains:
- the LOC104916618 gene encoding adenylate cyclase type 10-like, with translation MGLAKERSHYGPLLGREEEIEIFDCCLEAYELLEEPYTVAFVGIPGSGKSHLLAELAVLDRAAKHRVTTVELTEDNVKQPLSGICLLVARALGLQDNETSSERQRTLQTIFQDTIEESSFCLLNDVFSVKFPVTDKVSKMCSSERASAFLLTCTQMLQKVLGGKFGIFFIDNAHFVDPLSWSIMWPMLQSVVVFMAMSLAPVKDRTEIIFQAAADATTSERITCVRLEGLKASAVVQKACQDLGVSSIPRELAR, from the exons ATGGGCCTTGCCAAGGAGAGGTCACACTACGGTCCCTTGCTGG GTCGAGAGGAGGAGATCGAAATCTTTGACTGCTGCTTGGAGGCCTACGAACTTCTGGAAGAACCATACACGGTGGCATTTGTGGGCATTCCAGGCTCTGGAAAGAGCCACTTACTTGCCGAGCTGGCCGTTTTAGACCGGGCTGCTAAGCACAG GGTCACGACTGTGGAACTGACAGAGGACAACGTGAAGCAGCCCTTGTCTGGCATCTGTCTGCTCGTGGCCAGGGCGCTGGGTCTCCAGGACAATGAAACTTCCAGTGAGAGGCAGCGCACTCTGCAGACCATATTCCAAGATACAATAGAAGAGAGCAGCTTTTGCCTACTAAACGATGTTTTCTCAGTTAAG TTTCCCGTCACGGACAAAGTTTCCAAGATGTGTTCCAGTGAACGGGCCAGTGCGTTCCTCCTGACTTGtacacaaatgctacagaag GTACTTGGAGGGAAATTTGGCATATTTTTCATCGACAACGCCCACTTTGTCGACCCTCTGTCCTGGTCTATCATGTGGCCCATGCTCCAAAGTGTCGTGGTCTTTATGGCCATGAGCTTAGCTCCAGTCAAGGACAGAACAGAGATCATTTTCCAAGCTGCTGCTGACGCAACAACATCCGAGAGAATCACTTGCGTTCGTCTGGAAGGGCTGAAAGCTTCAGCTGTGGTGCAGAAAGCCTGCCAGGACCTTGGAGT